A genomic segment from Aridibaculum aurantiacum encodes:
- a CDS encoding amidohydrolase, with amino-acid sequence MSTLTCTLIQTALHWEDKAANLRMFDDKINSITERTEVIILPEMFNTGFSMRPVQFAEKMTGETVQWMKQVSKEKNVILTGSLMVEENGNYYNRLIWMLPNGTMGKYDKRHLFAYANEHEHYTAGNRRLIASVKGWKINLNICYDLRFPVWSRQGRREKDEKTMEYDMLVYVANWPERRSHGWKTLLQARAIENQSFCIGVNRVGNDGKDIYHSGDSMVINPLGEVLYTKSHDEDIFTITLQKAEVESIREKMPFWKDADPFMIIHDEGQEQ; translated from the coding sequence ATGTCTACACTCACCTGTACACTTATTCAAACAGCATTGCATTGGGAAGATAAAGCGGCTAACCTGCGCATGTTCGATGATAAGATCAATTCTATAACAGAGAGAACTGAAGTGATCATTTTACCAGAAATGTTCAACACGGGGTTTAGCATGAGACCGGTACAATTTGCCGAAAAGATGACGGGCGAAACGGTGCAGTGGATGAAACAGGTGAGCAAAGAAAAGAACGTGATACTTACCGGCAGCCTGATGGTGGAGGAAAATGGCAACTACTACAACCGCCTTATCTGGATGCTTCCAAACGGCACCATGGGCAAGTACGACAAGAGACATCTTTTTGCATATGCCAACGAGCACGAACATTATACTGCCGGCAACCGCAGGTTGATAGCCTCGGTAAAAGGATGGAAGATAAACCTGAACATTTGCTACGACCTGCGTTTCCCGGTTTGGAGCAGGCAAGGCAGGCGCGAAAAAGACGAAAAGACGATGGAGTACGACATGCTGGTGTATGTAGCCAACTGGCCGGAGCGCCGTAGCCATGGGTGGAAAACGCTGTTGCAGGCAAGGGCTATAGAAAATCAATCATTCTGCATTGGGGTAAACCGCGTAGGCAACGATGGCAAAGACATTTACCATAGTGGCGATAGCATGGTGATAAACCCGCTGGGTGAAGTTCTTTACACGAAGTCACACGACGAAGACATATTTACCATCACGCTCCAAAAAGCCGAAGTGGAAAGCATACGTGAAAAAATGCCGTTCTGGAAAGATGCCGATCCTTTCATGATCATTCATGATGAGGGGCAGGAGCAGTAA
- a CDS encoding regulatory protein RecX, protein MAEEQILKKIKHYCAYQERCHSEVKEKLYSLGLYKNQVEEIIANLIADNYLNEERFAIQYAGGKFRIKHWGKRKISYELKQKGVSSYCIKIGLKSIDEEEYENTLAKLALAKWDSLRGQQYLVKLNKTKTYLVQKGFEPDMVHMHLQTFKKV, encoded by the coding sequence ATGGCAGAAGAGCAAATCTTAAAGAAAATAAAACACTACTGCGCCTACCAGGAACGCTGCCATTCTGAAGTAAAAGAAAAGCTCTACAGCCTGGGCCTGTATAAGAACCAGGTGGAGGAAATAATAGCTAATCTTATAGCAGACAATTATTTAAATGAAGAAAGATTTGCTATTCAATATGCCGGCGGAAAGTTCAGGATAAAGCATTGGGGTAAAAGGAAGATCAGTTACGAACTGAAACAGAAAGGCGTTAGCAGCTACTGTATTAAAATCGGATTAAAAAGTATTGACGAAGAAGAATACGAAAACACCTTGGCCAAATTAGCTTTGGCTAAATGGGATTCGCTGCGTGGGCAGCAGTACCTGGTGAAACTGAATAAAACAAAAACTTACCTGGTGCAAAAAGGTTTTGAACCCGATATGGTTCATATGCATCTACAAACATTTAAAAAAGTATAG